In Pseudomonadota bacterium, a single window of DNA contains:
- a CDS encoding outer membrane lipoprotein carrier protein LolA: MAQIPGPLEIAGSLQKAYEKTRSISADFDQKTTVTMTGRDRHGAGKLVILKPGQMRWDYLTPDKQVIICDGETITMYFEKNRQLIAGSAREYISSDVTYSFFTGTGDIIRDFEVSAPDEDILTLESSHGIDQKILPADDTYVIKLIPRKPHPQVDYIHAWVQKDSFLISRLQIVDLFGSITDLTFTHIKTNIPVDAGYFNFAPPPDTEIIVN; the protein is encoded by the coding sequence ATGGCTCAGATTCCAGGACCATTGGAAATCGCCGGTTCTTTGCAGAAAGCATATGAAAAAACCAGGAGCATCTCTGCGGATTTTGACCAGAAGACAACGGTTACCATGACCGGCAGGGACAGGCATGGTGCTGGGAAACTGGTAATTCTCAAGCCCGGACAAATGCGTTGGGATTATCTTACGCCTGATAAACAGGTGATCATCTGTGACGGTGAGACGATTACCATGTATTTTGAAAAGAACCGGCAATTGATCGCAGGCTCTGCCCGTGAGTATATCAGTTCAGATGTGACCTACTCATTTTTTACAGGGACCGGGGACATAATCAGGGATTTCGAGGTTAGTGCACCGGATGAGGATATACTGACCTTGGAGAGTTCCCACGGTATTGATCAGAAAATACTCCCTGCCGATGATACCTATGTCATCAAACTCATCCCCAGAAAGCCGCATCCTCAGGTAGACTATATTCATGCATGGGTGCAGAAAGATTCTTTTTTAATCAGCAGGTTACAGATTGTCGATCTTTTTGGCAGCATCACCGACCTCACCTTTACTCATATCAAAACCAATATCCCAGTTGATGCCGGATATTTCAATTTCGCCCCGCCCCCGGATACGGAGATTATAGTAAATTAA